The sequence CGCCGATTTGGCTTTCATCCGTACGATTGTCTTCCCAAAGTCCGTCGGTCGGCCGGGCTGACAGTATGTCTTGGCTTACACCAAGATAGCGGCCCAGTGAATATACTTCGGTTTTCATCAGGTCTGCAATGGGGGATATGTCCACACCGCCGTCTCCGTATTTGGTATAAAATCCCACGCCGAAATCCTCCACCTTGTTGCCGGTGCCGGCCACGAGCATACGATGGTGGGAGGCAAATGAGTACAGGGTAAGCATGCGAAGTCTGGCCCGGGTATTAGCCATGGTCAGGCCATCTTGAATCTCTGACGGCAAGGTCGTTTTAACCTGTTCAAACACCGGCGTCAGGTTGACATCGTGGCCTGTGACATTGTCATAGGTTTTGGACAGCCAGGCAATATGCTCACTGGATCGGCAGACCTGATCCGATGCCTGGTGGATGGGCATGTTCAGGACGATGACGGGGTAACCGGTCCTTGCGCATAACGTTGATGTGACAGCGGAATCAATCCCGCCGGATACGCCGATGGTGAATCCTTTTAATCCGGATGCGTCGACATAGTTTTTCAGCCAGTTTATGATGTGGGCAGCCACGTTTTCTGCGTTCATATTCTTTCCTTACAAAGGTGGGGTGCTTGGGTTTCCAAATTCCGGCAGGCAACCTGCCGGGTGTATTCGTACAGGATAATGGAGGCGGCCACGCTGACGTTAAGGCTCTGGGAGCGTCCGTATTGGGGAATGGTCAGTCGCTTCACTTCCGGGAACAAGTCCGGTTCAAAGCTGATACCGAACTCCTCATGGCCAAACACAAAAGCGCTTTTTTCAGGCAGGTCCAGATCCATCACCGGATTTCCCCGGCCCGGTTCAAGGATAAAGGGGGTATATCCCCGTTCAAGAAGTTCGGCGTAACAGGAGATGAATCTGTTGTGGAATTTTGCCGGCACATATTTGAATGCCCCCATGGCAGGTGCCGGGTCAAAGAAATCCGTGCCGATAAGATGAATCTCATGGCAGCCAAAGGCTTCTGCGCTTCTGAATATTTTGCCGATGTTAAAGGTGGGCTTCAGACCGTCCAGAACAATGATGCATTTATGGATACCCGGTGTGGCCAGCCGATTTTTATTTCGGTGGCGGCGAAATCGGCGCCTTGCCTCTTCCTTTGCCTCCTTGATTATCATTCTTGCTTTATAGGAGCCCATAACCCTTTTTCCTAGTTAAGTTCCACCTATTTTGTATACACCCTTGCCGTGAAAATTGCAAAAGTGCTTAATTGCGTTTTAATACCGCCATGGTCAGTCGAGATGCGCAGATCAGTTCTCCTTTATCGTTTTTAATGTCAATGTCCCATACCTGGGTGGTCCTTCCTATGTGTAACGGTGTGGTTCGGCCCGTGACCCGGCCCCGGGATATACTTTTGATGTGATTGGCTTTGATTTCAAGGCCCACACTGTAAAATCCTTCCTCAAGGACCATCTGGGAGGCGCAACTGCCAAGGGTCTCGGCCAGGACCACCGAGGCACCGCCGTGGAGGATGCCCATGGGCTGATGGGTGCGTGCGTCCACAGGCATGGATGCGGTCAAAAAGTCATCCCCTTTTTCTTCAAACGTAATATCCAGATGACCCATCATTGTATTTGCCTTGAACTGGTTCATATCATCAACAGTGAACTCTTTTTTCCAGATCATGTTTTATCCTTAATTGTTTTATCCTGATTTGGCCTAAACGGTTCCGGGCTCAAAAAAGTGCTTTGTTCACGCCATTTTTCTTTTGTTGCGATGCGGATCGCGTTGTTGGGTTATTACATATTGGATTTATATAAACTTTGCAATAACGGCTGTTGTATATCTGTAAAACCGGAATTTAGTGCCCGATCGAAAACCGTAAATTTGGCCGATTACTTCGTTGGGCGGAAATTTTAATCCTCGGAATATTTAATATATGCCTGTGGTTAAAATTTCCGTCCGCCTTGTACTCGACAAAATTTCCAGGTTTTCGTTCAGGCACTACCTAAGATCAAAAAAGGTGATTTTCAAATCCCTTTTAATAAGGTATTGTTGAATACTCGAATTGCATTTGGGAAATTACATTTTTTTATCGTCCGGTACTTAAAAAGAAACGAGATCGGTCTTGTTGTTTTATGCCTTTTCCTGATGCAATCCTGACAATCCCATTAAATAAGGAGACGCATCATGCCAATCGTTAATTATCAACAATATTGCCGGATGCTGGATAACGCCAAACAAAACAAGTTTGCATACCCGGCCATTAATACCACCTCAAGCGAAACCATTAATGCCGCACTTCTGGCATTCAAGGAAGCCAACAGCGATGGAATTATCCAGGTCTCCACAGGCGGCGGCAGTTTTGCCTCCGGCCTGGGGGTGGGGCAATCCTATAAAGGCGCCATTGCCCTGGCTGAATTTGCCCATGCCATGGCTGCCTATTATGATGTTAATATTGCCCTTCATACGGATCACTGTCACCCTGAATATGTGGATTCTTTTTTAATGCCCCTGATCGAAGAGACCGCAAAGCGCCGTACCAAGGGACTGCCCAATCTGTTCAGTTCCCATATGTACGACGGCTCTGCTTTGCCCATGGCTGAAAATATTGCCGCCTCCAAAAAAATTATGGCGGCCTGTGTGGCCAATGACTTGATCCTGGAAATTGAAACCGGCGTGGTAGGCGGCGAGGAAGACGGGCATGATACGTCGGGTGTGGAAAAAGAAAAATTGTATACAACACCCGAAGACATGGTGCTGGCTGCAAAGGAACTGGGCTCCATGGGAAGGTTTCTTTTAGCCGCCACCTTTGGTAATGTGCATGGGGTGTACAAGCCGGGTAATGTGGTGCTCAAACCCACAATTTTAAAAGACGGCCAGGAGGCCGTGGCCAAAGCGCTTGGCGCTGACATCCGGCTGGATTTGGTATTTCATGGCGGATCCGGTTCTGAATTAAAGGATATCCACGCGGCCCTTGATTACGGGGTGGTTAAAATGAATGTGGATACAGACACCCAGTACGCCTATACCCGGCCCGTGGCGGACCATATGCTGAAAAATTATGATGGTGTGCTTAAAATTGAAGGGGAAGTGGGCAACAAAAAAGTGTACGATCCCCGCTCCTGGGGCAAAAAAGCTGAACGGGGCATGGCTGACCGGATCATGCAGGCCTGCCGGGACTTAAGATCCGAAGGCACGTCCCTCGGAAAAAATATTTGAAGGAGAAAAAGTGAAAAAGCTGTTCCTGTTTGTTTTTGCCCTGTCTTTATTTGTGATACTGACAGCCCAGGCGTCAACCCCGAAAGATACCCTTGTCATGGCGTTTAATATTGATGAGATTATCTCCCTGGATCCGGCTGAAATTTTTGAATTTGCCAGTGCCGAATGTGCTGCCAACGCATACGACCGCCTGATTAACTATAATGTTGACAATGTCAGTGAGATATATCCGGGCATTGCTGAACGCTGGGATACCTCAGATGACGGTTTGACTTACACATTTAAAATCAGGAAAGGTGTCACCTTTGCCTCGGGCAACAAACTGACAGCCGACGATGTCGTCTTTTCCCTTCGCCGTGTTGTCTTGCTTGACAAGTCGCCGGCCTTTATTCTAACCCAGTTTGGATTTACGCCTGAAAACGTGAAAAAAACCATCACCAAGCTGGATGATTATACGGTGAAAATCATTGTGGACCAGGCCTACGCCCCCACCTTTTTTCTCTACTGCCTGACCTCAACAGCCGGGTCTGTTGTGGATAAAAAAGAGGTAATGGCCCATGAAAAAGAGGGTGATCTTGGCTATGGCTGGCTTAAGACCGGGTATGCCGGTTCCGGGCCCTATACATTAAGAACCTGGAAGGCATCGGAAATTATAATGCTGGATGCCAATAAAAATTACTGGGGGGATGCGCCCAAATTGAAACGCATCATCATCCGCCATATTGTCGGATCTGCCAGCCAGCGCATGCTGCTCGAAAAAGGCGACATTGATATGGCAAGAAACCTGACTGCGGATGATTTGAAAAGTCTGGAAAAGAACGAAGATATAAAAATCCAAAAAAGGGCCAAAGGCAGGGTCTATTACCTGGGACTGAACCAGAAAAACAAGTATCTCAAGATACCCGAGGTGCGCCAGGCACTTAAGTATCTGATTGATTATAAAGGTATGGAACAAACCATCCTCAGTGGTAAGGCCACCCGCCATCAGGCCTTTTTGCCAAAGGGATTTTTGGGCGCACTGGAAGAAACGCCTTTTTCCCTTGATATTGAAAAGGCAAAGGCACTTTTAAAAAAAGCCGGTCTTGAAAACGGCTTCACCATCACCATGGACACAAGGAGTGCCGAACCCGTCACCTCCATGGCCCTTTCCATCCAATCCACCTTTGCCAAAGCCGGTATAAAAGTTGAAATTATTCCCGGAGACGGCAAGCAGACCCTGACCAAATACCGCGCCCGCCGGCACGACATCTATATCGGAGACTGGGGACCGGACTATATGGATCCGCACACCAATGCAGACACCTTTGCCCGGAATCCGGACAACTCGGATGACGCAAAATTCAAATCCCTGGCCTGGAGAAATGCCTGGGATATCCCGGAAATGACCAAGAAAGCGGATGCGGCGGTGCTGGAGAGAGATACGGCCAAACGCGCCCGGATGTATCTGGATCTCCAGCAGGAACACCAGCGGATATCTCCTTTTGTCATTATGTTCCAGGATATTGAAGTTGTGGCTGAAAGGGCCAATGTTAAAAATTTTATTTTGGGCCCAAGTTTTGACAGTAACTTTTATCAATACACGACCAAATAATACGTGTGAAGTGCTGACAAGAACAAGACTGATCCGAACGCTGAAGCAGACGGTCCGTATACTGGTGATGGTGGCAACCACATTTTTAGGCCTTTTGCTGATCACCTTTCTCATTGGCCGGATTGTTCCCATTGATCCGGTTCTGGCCGTGGTTGGAGACAAAGCCTCCCCCCAGGTTTACGAAAAAGCCCGCATTGCCATGGGGCTGCACCTGCCCCTGTGGAAACAGTTTTTGATCTATATCGGCAATGTGGTCACAGGGGATTTGGGCACATCCGTGCTGACCGCCAATCTTGTGATTGACGATATTTTAAGGGTTTTTCCGGCTACCTTTGAACTGGCCGGCACGGCCACGATCATCGGTATTCTGGTGGGCATTCCCCTTGGCGTCTTTTCGGCGGTAAAGCAAGGCAGCTTTCTGGACCATGTCACGCGTGTCATCGGCTTGTTTGGCCACTCCCTTCCCATTTTCTGGCTTGGGCTCATGGCGTTGATGCTTTTTTATGTCCGGCTTGACCTGCTGCCGGGCCCCGGCAGGGTGGCCTTCTTTTATGAGGGCATTGTGACGCCTGTCACCGGCATGTTGACCATAGACAGTATTGTTGCCGGAGAGTGGGAGATTTTCAGAAACGCCGTGTATCATCTGATTCTTCCGGCATCCCTTCTCGGGTATTATTCCTCGGCATATCTGTTAAGAATGACCCGGTCCTTCATGATTGAGCAGCTTCGCCAGGAGTATATTCTTACTGCCCGGGTCAAAGGCGTCAAGGAATGGAGAGTGATATGGGGGCATGCCTTAGGCAATTGCGCCATCCCATTGATTACCGTTATTGCCCTTAGTTTCGGAACTCTGCTGGAAGGCTCGGTGTTAACGGAAACCGTTTTTGCCTGGCCGGGCCTGGGCCTGTATCTGACCAATTCCCTGCTCAACGCCGACATGAATGCGGTGTTAGGCAGCACCATTGTTGTGGGTGCCATATTTCTGGGGATTAACCTGTTTTCCGACTTTTTATACAAAGTGGTGGACCCAAGGGCCCGTTAAGTTGCCCCAATGATATTTATATGATGACACACCAAGCATTAAAAACAGGCGGCATGAAAGAATGGCTTCTGGCAGATACGCCGACCTCCGCTTTCCAGGCCTGGGCCGGCAGAGCTTATCTGGGACTTCTGGCATTTATGAAAAACCGGCTGGCGGTTCTGGGCCTGCTGATAATTGGGGTTTTAGTTGTCATTGCGGTGCTTGCCCCTGTCATTGCGCCTTATGATCCGGTGGAAACCAACATCGGCAACCGTCTTCAACCATTGTCCTTTACCCACTATTTTGGTACCGACGAGATGGGCCGTGATATTTTTTCCCGGATTGTCTGGGGTTCTCGCCTGACTTTTTACGTCATCGGTCTTGTGGCCATCATTGCTGCACCTGTGGGAATCCTTGTGGGCACGGGTGCAGGATATTTCGGCGGAATCATTGACACGATACTCATGCGCATCACAGACATTTTTCTGGCGTTTCCCAAACTTATTTTGGCCCTGGCCTTTGTTTCCGCCCTGGGCCCAGGCATTGAAAACGCCATCATTGCCATCTCCATTACCTCCTGGCCACCCTACGCCAGAATTGCCCGGGCAGAGACCATCACCATCAGAAATTGCGATTTCATAAAAGCCATCAGGCTGCAGGGCGCAAGTGCCCTAAGGATTATTGTAGGTCATATCATGCCCCTTTGCCTGCCGTCTCTGATTATCCGGGTCACCCTGGATATGGCAGGGATCATCCTCACCGCCGCAGGCCTTGGGTTTTTAGGGCTGGGTGCCCAGCCGCCCTCTCCGGAATGGGGGGCTATGACATCCAGTGGAAGAACGTATATCATCGACCACTGGTGGCTGATCACCATGCCCGGGACTGCCATTTTTATTGTCAGCCTTGCATTCAACCTTCTGGGGGACGGGCTTCGTGAAGTCCTTGATCCAAGGAGTGACAACTGATGACCGGGAATGCCCCATTGCTTGCGGTGCATGGTCTGTCCGTGGGCTTTCCTGCTCCCAAGGGGGAGGTTTGTGCTGTCAACAACGTAAGCTTTTCCATGGGCAGGGAAAAAATAGGCATTGTGGGAGAGTCCGGTTCCGGAAAGTCCGTGACCGGTCGGGCTGTCCTGCGTCTGCTCCCGCCCTATGCCAGGGTCAGGGCATCGGATATTACCTTCAAGGGCAGGAATCTTCTGAACTATTCCGAAAAACAGATGCGACAAATCAGAGGCATGGAGATCTCCATGGTCATGCAGGATCCAAA comes from uncultured Desulfobacter sp. and encodes:
- the nadE gene encoding NAD(+) synthase, producing the protein MNAENVAAHIINWLKNYVDASGLKGFTIGVSGGIDSAVTSTLCARTGYPVIVLNMPIHQASDQVCRSSEHIAWLSKTYDNVTGHDVNLTPVFEQVKTTLPSEIQDGLTMANTRARLRMLTLYSFASHHRMLVAGTGNKVEDFGVGFYTKYGDGGVDISPIADLMKTEVYSLGRYLGVSQDILSARPTDGLWEDNRTDESQIGASYEELEWAMAYEAGDKSRDITDHQKEILEVYRKFNQANRHKMEPIPVCVIPEGLKV
- a CDS encoding TrmH family RNA methyltransferase; translation: MGSYKARMIIKEAKEEARRRFRRHRNKNRLATPGIHKCIIVLDGLKPTFNIGKIFRSAEAFGCHEIHLIGTDFFDPAPAMGAFKYVPAKFHNRFISCYAELLERGYTPFILEPGRGNPVMDLDLPEKSAFVFGHEEFGISFEPDLFPEVKRLTIPQYGRSQSLNVSVAASIILYEYTRQVACRNLETQAPHLCKERI
- a CDS encoding hotdog fold thioesterase, producing MIWKKEFTVDDMNQFKANTMMGHLDITFEEKGDDFLTASMPVDARTHQPMGILHGGASVVLAETLGSCASQMVLEEGFYSVGLEIKANHIKSISRGRVTGRTTPLHIGRTTQVWDIDIKNDKGELICASRLTMAVLKRN
- the fbaA gene encoding class II fructose-bisphosphate aldolase; translated protein: MPIVNYQQYCRMLDNAKQNKFAYPAINTTSSETINAALLAFKEANSDGIIQVSTGGGSFASGLGVGQSYKGAIALAEFAHAMAAYYDVNIALHTDHCHPEYVDSFLMPLIEETAKRRTKGLPNLFSSHMYDGSALPMAENIAASKKIMAACVANDLILEIETGVVGGEEDGHDTSGVEKEKLYTTPEDMVLAAKELGSMGRFLLAATFGNVHGVYKPGNVVLKPTILKDGQEAVAKALGADIRLDLVFHGGSGSELKDIHAALDYGVVKMNVDTDTQYAYTRPVADHMLKNYDGVLKIEGEVGNKKVYDPRSWGKKAERGMADRIMQACRDLRSEGTSLGKNI
- a CDS encoding ABC transporter substrate-binding protein encodes the protein MKKLFLFVFALSLFVILTAQASTPKDTLVMAFNIDEIISLDPAEIFEFASAECAANAYDRLINYNVDNVSEIYPGIAERWDTSDDGLTYTFKIRKGVTFASGNKLTADDVVFSLRRVVLLDKSPAFILTQFGFTPENVKKTITKLDDYTVKIIVDQAYAPTFFLYCLTSTAGSVVDKKEVMAHEKEGDLGYGWLKTGYAGSGPYTLRTWKASEIIMLDANKNYWGDAPKLKRIIIRHIVGSASQRMLLEKGDIDMARNLTADDLKSLEKNEDIKIQKRAKGRVYYLGLNQKNKYLKIPEVRQALKYLIDYKGMEQTILSGKATRHQAFLPKGFLGALEETPFSLDIEKAKALLKKAGLENGFTITMDTRSAEPVTSMALSIQSTFAKAGIKVEIIPGDGKQTLTKYRARRHDIYIGDWGPDYMDPHTNADTFARNPDNSDDAKFKSLAWRNAWDIPEMTKKADAAVLERDTAKRARMYLDLQQEHQRISPFVIMFQDIEVVAERANVKNFILGPSFDSNFYQYTTK
- a CDS encoding ABC transporter permease, producing the protein MLTRTRLIRTLKQTVRILVMVATTFLGLLLITFLIGRIVPIDPVLAVVGDKASPQVYEKARIAMGLHLPLWKQFLIYIGNVVTGDLGTSVLTANLVIDDILRVFPATFELAGTATIIGILVGIPLGVFSAVKQGSFLDHVTRVIGLFGHSLPIFWLGLMALMLFYVRLDLLPGPGRVAFFYEGIVTPVTGMLTIDSIVAGEWEIFRNAVYHLILPASLLGYYSSAYLLRMTRSFMIEQLRQEYILTARVKGVKEWRVIWGHALGNCAIPLITVIALSFGTLLEGSVLTETVFAWPGLGLYLTNSLLNADMNAVLGSTIVVGAIFLGINLFSDFLYKVVDPRAR
- the nikC gene encoding nickel transporter permease gives rise to the protein MMTHQALKTGGMKEWLLADTPTSAFQAWAGRAYLGLLAFMKNRLAVLGLLIIGVLVVIAVLAPVIAPYDPVETNIGNRLQPLSFTHYFGTDEMGRDIFSRIVWGSRLTFYVIGLVAIIAAPVGILVGTGAGYFGGIIDTILMRITDIFLAFPKLILALAFVSALGPGIENAIIAISITSWPPYARIARAETITIRNCDFIKAIRLQGASALRIIVGHIMPLCLPSLIIRVTLDMAGIILTAAGLGFLGLGAQPPSPEWGAMTSSGRTYIIDHWWLITMPGTAIFIVSLAFNLLGDGLREVLDPRSDN